A region from the Silene latifolia isolate original U9 population chromosome 7, ASM4854445v1, whole genome shotgun sequence genome encodes:
- the LOC141589658 gene encoding F-box/kelch-repeat protein At3g23880-like, whose translation MKSRKVMKSKKSCSIQPHTCAYIPAELLTQILAILLVKTLVRFRCVCKSWRSIIDDPVFVSMHRKLNNFTSRKLVSLEGLGPGGYSGCSLTVRNAKTLRKTGCVFKSSERSYLLGRCDSLLLMFHPNTYEMRLINASIRKSLLLADCPILPCFGFGPEFIFGFARLSQDYKIIAISFERIERVEPRQTRVAVYTLSDQQWAIRDNGRVNINWSTFDRICGPYYVCDGAAHWLGNEVGHGGNRRPSYLVSLDFDTEIFTFSNRG comes from the coding sequence CAGCAGAATTACTTACTCAAATTCTCGCAATATTGCTGGTTAAAACCCTTGTAAGATTTAGGTGCGTATGCAAATCTTGGCGCTCTATTATCGATGATCCCGTCTTTGTTTCGATGCATCGTAAACTCAACAACTTTACTTCTCGTAAATTAGTATCTCTCGAGGGTTTGGGACCTGGTGGATATAGCGGATGTTCATTGACAGTTCGTAATGCGAAGACACTTAGAAAAACCGGTTGCGTTTTCAAGAGTTCCGAAAGATCTTATCTTTTGGGTAGATGTGATTCATTGCTTTTAATGTTTCACCCTAATACTTACGAAATGAGATTAATTAACGCTAGTATTAGAAAATCGTTGCTACTTGCAGATTGCCCCATTCTTCCCTGTTTCGGTTTTGGGCCCGAGTTTATATTTGGATTTGCGCGTCTTAGTCAGGATTATAAAATCATCGCGATCTCATTTGAGAGGATTGAGAGGGTAGAGCCTCGTCAGACTCGTGTTGCAGTTTATACACTTAGTGATCAACAATGGGCTATAAGAGATAATGGGCGGGTCAATATCAATTGGTCAACCTTTGATCGTATTTGTGGGCCCTACTATGTATGTGATGGGGCAGCTCACTGGCTCGGAAATGAAGTTGGTCATGGGGGTAACCGTAGACCGAGTTATCTTGTTTCCCTTGATTTTGACACAGAAATTTTCACCTTTTCGAATCGCGGATGA